CAGTATTTTTGCACGACCTCAAGCAGCTCTACCAGGAAGTCATCGCGACGCTTGTCCAGTGTGGCCACCGAGCGTCCCGCGGCTTGATGTTCACAGCCTTCGACCACTTTATCAATCAATTCGTCGGTAAGTTCCGGGGCTTCCAGCTTGGTCCAGGGCAGTTTTAACGCTGGGCCGAACTGCTCCAGCATATGGCGCATGCCTGGCTCGCCACCTGCGAGGTGGAAGGTTAAAAAGGTGCCCATCAACGGCCAGCGAAGCCCACAGCCGTAAACCACGGCCGCATCGATCTCTTCGGTGGTCGCCACGCCATCGTTGACCAGATGCAGGGCCTCCCGCCACAGCGCTTCCATCAAACGGTCGGCGATGTGGCCCTCTATTTCACGGCGAACCACCAGCGGGCGCATGGCGAGCGACTGATAGAGCTCCTGGGCCCTGGCAATCTGTGCAGGCTGGGTGGCGTCACCCCCAACCAGCTCCACCAGCGGCAGTAAATACACCGGGTTGAAAGGGTGAGCGACGATCACTCGCCCAGGCGCTTGTTGGCACTGCTGCTGCAGGTCGGTGGGCTTGAAGCCGGAGGTGGACGAGCCGATGATGACGTCCGGTGCGGCAGCAGCGTCAATGGCCGCTAGAATTTCTTGCTTAAGCGGTAGACGCTCGGGCACGTTTTCCTGAATCAGGTCGGCGCCGTTTATGGCCTCTTCAATTGTAGCCACAAACGTTAGCCGCTCAGGGCTGGCATCAGGAGCCAGGCCGAGCTGGGTTAGTGATGGCCAAGCGTTGTCTATAAATGAACGGGTGCGTTTCGGCGCATTGGCATCTGGGTCGAAGGCGACAACATCCCAGCCTTGGGCAAGGGCGCGGGCAATCCAGCCGTTGCCAATCACGCCAGTTCCAATGACAGTTAAACGGCTCATGCGTCACCTCCTGCCAGGTTGCGCAGTTCTGGGTCACGTAACTTAAGGTGGGCGCGGGTTTCAGCGGGCGTCATCACGCGGGCACCGAGGTTCTCAATAATCGTCGAGGCCTTTTCGACCAGTTGGCCGTTAGTGGCCAGCACGCCTTTCTCCAGAAACAGGTTATCTTCCAGGCCAACACGAGCGTGGCCACCCAGCAGGACTGCCTGGGCGACCATGGGCATTTGATGGCGACCAATGCCGAAGGCCGCCCAGTTGGCGTTTTCCGGCAGTTTGTTACGCATAGCCAGCATGGTTTCGGTGTCCGCTTCGGCGCCCCAGGGGATGCCCAGGCAGAGTTGATAGAGCGGGTCATCGTCGATCAAGCCTTCTTGCTGAAGCTGACTGGCAAACCAGACATGGCCCAGATCAAAGCACTCAAGCTCCGGTTTGACGCCTGCGGCTTGTACCAGGCGAGCATGTTCGCGAAGCCAGTCGGCAGGGTTCACGTAGACCATGTCGCCAAAGTTAAGGCTGCCGCAATCCAGCGTGCACAGTTCGGGGAGCAGTTCTCCCACGGGCGCATGGCGTTCGGCGGGAGTTTGAATATCGGTGCC
This window of the Halomonas sp. SH5A2 genome carries:
- a CDS encoding L-carnitine dehydrogenase, coding for MSRLTVIGTGVIGNGWIARALAQGWDVVAFDPDANAPKRTRSFIDNAWPSLTQLGLAPDASPERLTFVATIEEAINGADLIQENVPERLPLKQEILAAIDAAAAPDVIIGSSTSGFKPTDLQQQCQQAPGRVIVAHPFNPVYLLPLVELVGGDATQPAQIARAQELYQSLAMRPLVVRREIEGHIADRLMEALWREALHLVNDGVATTEEIDAAVVYGCGLRWPLMGTFLTFHLAGGEPGMRHMLEQFGPALKLPWTKLEAPELTDELIDKVVEGCEHQAAGRSVATLDKRRDDFLVELLEVVQKYWPEAEGLKGRI
- a CDS encoding 3-keto-5-aminohexanoate cleavage protein yields the protein MNRNVILTCAVTGAGDTTSKNPNVPITPKAIAASCIDAARAGASIAHIHVRDPATGGISHSTEQFREVMERVREADVDIVMNITAGGGGDWIPDATDPTRGGPGTDIQTPAERHAPVGELLPELCTLDCGSLNFGDMVYVNPADWLREHARLVQAAGVKPELECFDLGHVWFASQLQQEGLIDDDPLYQLCLGIPWGAEADTETMLAMRNKLPENANWAAFGIGRHQMPMVAQAVLLGGHARVGLEDNLFLEKGVLATNGQLVEKASTIIENLGARVMTPAETRAHLKLRDPELRNLAGGDA